A window of Sedimentibacter sp. MB31-C6 genomic DNA:
AACATGATTAGTAGTAAAATAATATTACCAGTCAATAAAAGTAAGGAAAGGTGTGCTAGTGAAATGGCAAATTTGGCAAAGGTACAGAATAACAGAGAGTACACGATTAAAGCAATTAAGACCAATGATGAAGAGCTTAAAAATTTTCTATTTACATTAGGATGTTATGAGGGTGAAACAGTGACAGTACTGTCAGTACTTAGTGAAAATTTTGTTATTTCTATAAAGGATGCAAGATATAGTCTTGATAAGAATTTAGCTGAAGCAATCATTGTGTAATTATTTTTTTTAACAATAAAGTTAACTATAGTTAACTTTATTTAAATAACTGCATAAGCTTTAAGAAGTTATTACGTGCAAAGAGTTAATCGAAGTTAACAATTATAAATTTTAAAAAATAAAATAAATATGGAGGAGCGTTATGAAAGTAGCATTAACGGGCAATCCAAACAGTGGAAAAACAACATTGTTCAATGCAATAACAGGAAAGGTTGAACATGTGGGAAACTGGGCGGGCGTAACAGTTGAGAAAAAGGAAGGGAAAATCAAAAAAAGTCTTAATAGAGGAAATTCTGAGATTATTGCAGTAGACCTTCCTGGAGCATATTCCATGTCACCTTTCACATCCGAGGAAAATATCACGAGTGACTTTGTTAAAAATGAAAAACCTGATGTTATTATTAACATCGTTGATGCCACAAACTTAAGCAGAAGCTTGTTTTTTACAACTCAACTTCTGGAGCTAGGGATACCGGTTGTTGTTGCCCTTAACAAGAGTGATTTAAGCAAGAAAAAAGGGATAGTTATCAATGTAGCGGCTTTGTCAGAAAAACTTAAATGTCCCGTTGTTGAAACAATATCTACTGCCGGAAGTAAAAACGGTTTGAAGGACCTTATATCTGCTGCTGAAAATGCTAAGGGCAAGAAGCAGCAAGCGCCCTTTGATGGCTTAGGGGTTAATATGGCAGATAAAAATTCAGTTGAAGCATCTGATAAAAAACGGTTTGAACTTGTGAAAGTTATTATTGCAGAGGTTGAAAACAGAAAAATAAGTAGCAATCGTCAAACGATTCAAGATGCAGTTGATAGGGTTTTAGCACATAAATGGTTTGGAATTCCGATTTTTGCAGTAGTAATGTGGACAGTATTTTCTATTTCTCAAACTCATTTAGGACCGCTTTTAGCTGACACATTTGTTGGTTGGATAGATGGATTCAATGGCTGGGTTGCAGAATTACTTGGAGAAGGAGTATCTCCTGTTCTTAGCGCCATTCTTTTAGATGGTATATTAGGAGGGGTTGGAGCTGTTGTAGGCTTCCTTCCGCTGATCATGGTGTTGTTCTTCCTGCTGGCATTGCTTGAAGATTGCGGATATATGGCACGTGTTGCTGTTGTTATGGATAGATTTTTTAAGAAAGTTGGATTATCAGGTAAATCAATTATTCCAATGATTATTGGTACAGGATGTGCTATTCCGGGAATTATGGCAACGAGAACAATTAAAAATGAAAGACAAAGAAGGACAACTGCAATGCTTACACCTTTTATGCCATGCGGAGCAAAATTACCTGTCATTGCTCTTTTTGCAGGTGTGTTCTTTAATGATGCGGCTTGGGTGGGAACAACAATGTATTTTTTAGGTATTGCGCTCATTATAATAGGAGCTTTAATTGTAGTAAGAATTACTGGAGAGAAAAATGCAAGATCATTCTTCATTATGGAGCTGCCGGAATATAAATTTCCAAGTATTAAGAGAGCTACATTAGAAATGCTTTCTAGAGCAAAAGCATTTATTGTTAAAGCGGGGACTATTATTCTTCTTTGTAATGCTGCAGTGCAAATCATGCAAACATTCGATTGGAAATTTCAAGTAGTTGCTGAAGGCGCAGAGGGTACTAGTATTCTGGCCAGTATTGCATCACCATTTGCTGTTCTATTAATACCTTTAGGATTTGGTGTATGGCAGTTGGCTGCAGCAGCGGTTACTGGTTTTATTGCTAAAGAGAATGTAGTTGGTACATTGGCTGTTGTATACTCAATCACAAACTTCATTGATACGGAAGAACTTGCTTTAGTTAATGGAGCGACTGATGTTGCAGGAGTAATGGGATTAACCTCGGCAGCTGCATTGGCATATTTGATGTTTAACTTATTTACACCACCGTGTTTTGCAGCTATTGGTGCCATGAATGCCGAGATGGAGAGTAAAAAGTGGCTTTGGGGCGGAATTGCATTTCAATTAGGTATAGGGTATACAGTTGCATTTATTACTTATCAGATAGGAACTTTACTAACAACAGGTGCTTTGGGGAGTGGCTTCTTGCCAGGTTTAATTGCTATAATCGCAATGATTGGCTATGTTGTTTATCTTACAAGAAAAGGTGAACAAAAAGCATCTGCAAAAGAAGCATTAAGTGCTTAGGAGAAAAATCTATGGGCAATTTAATTATCACCATCATTATTTTAGCAATCGTAGCGTCTGCAATTGCTAAAATTGTTATTGAAAAGCGAAAAGGAGCCAAGTGTATTGGTTGTCCTTACAGTCAAACAGGCGAAAGTCATTGTGGTTGCAACAATTCCAGTGAAAAATCAAAAGGATGATGCAAATGGTAAAAAAGCTTATTGATTTAAAAGGAGCATTTGAAAAACAATAGCTATAAGCTTACAGGTCAAAGGATAGCCGTATTGGAGGTGCTTGCTGAGAACAGCGGCGAGCACCTTAATGCGGATGTAATTTTACAGATTGTTTTATCAAAAGGACACCGCATAGGCATGGCTACGGTATACAGGACGCTGACACTGCTTAAAAGGTTGAAGTTTATTACAATAATCTACTTGAATGACGGCTGCATAAGGTATAAGCTGTCAGACCCCAATTCAAAGTATGAGCACTATTATCTGATATGTGAATGCTGTGGCAACGTTTTGGATATAGAGGGGGATTTGTTGGACTCCCTGGAAAAGCAGCTGTTTTTAAAAAACAGGTTTCGTGTTAGCAATCATAGAGTGAAGCATTTTGGAATCTGTGAAAAATGCATGGATGAGCAATACTAAAAGAATTTTTTTAAAACTTTAAATATGGAGGGCTTGAATTGAGTATTGTACTGGTAGACGGACATGAGCGAATGAGGGATGATTATAAGGCCATTGGAGACAAGCATGGGCATAAAATAAAAGTCTTTACACAGATGCCGACCAGATTTAATAAGAGTATTGGGCAATCTGATGCTATTGGACTTTTTTTTTGGGGTTTTTTGGGGACGGTTCTTTTTTCCGTTTTTGGGGAAGTTACGTCCCGTAAATTACCATTGTTATTTATGCTAAGGATGTTATAATAAATAGAAAATTAATATTTAAATTTGATGAAGAAGCGATATGCATACGTTAAAGCATACAAATAGGGAGATAAAAGTATGGATTATAAAGTAGACGAGATGAGAGCATCAGATTGGACGAAGGTTGCAGAAATTTACATGGAAGGAATAAAGACGAAAATAGCTACCTTTCAAAGTACGATACCAAGTTGGGAAGATTGGAATAAAGGACATTGCGAAACCTGTCGCCTAGTAGCTAGAGACGGTGATACTATTTTAGGGTGGGCAGCTTTATCTCCTTATTCTAGTCGCTGTGTTTATGCCGGGGTTGCAGAAGTAAGCATCTATATCGGTGAGCAATATCAAGGTCAAAAAGTTGGTACAGCATTACTGGAAAAATTAATTGAAATCTCTGAAGAAAACGGGTTTTGGACATTACAATCAGGGATTATTAAAGAGAACATTTCAAGCTTAAATCTACATAAAAAATGTGGTTTTAGGGAAGTCGGTTATAGAGAAAGACTAGGTAAAATGGATAACGGAAAATGGCATGATGTAGTATTAGTTGAACGAAGAAGTAAAATCGTATGAACAAATAGAGTAAAGTCTAAAACAATATTTAACCCTGAAATTAATTCATAATTACTTTCAGGGTTTTTCATAAATTAATATCTAAAAAACAAGAAGCTATAGCTTAACGCTGTTAAATTGTGGTATAATGATAACGTAAACATATTATTCTTGAACAGAGGTGTAGAATGATTAATAATACCATTAAAATAGCTATATTAGGATTTGGAAATGTTGGTCAGGCATTTGCAAAGTTGTTGATTGAAAAAGAAAGAGAAATATTTGAAAAATTTAATTTGAGTATTAGTGTAGTAGCAATTTCAACTAGAACAGACAGCTTACGGAGTATTTAGCGATTTAATAAGAGTATTAAGCAATATGAATTGTTAGTGGAAATTTAAAAACCTTCTTTTGCATTTTGTATTGTTTAGCAACTACCTGAATGCGGTATATTAATAATATTATTAATATACCGTAAAGGAGAAACTAACATGACAAATGAAGATAAAACTAGAAATAAAAAAGTGTTGTCACCAGAAGAACATGAGAAATTAATTAGTACATTAAAAGCACGTTTTGAGAAAAATATGTACCTCCACAAAAGTCTCGAGTGGGATAAAGTACAAGCTAAACTGGAAGCTAATACTGAAAAACTATGGTCACTCAATGAAATGGAAAGAACTGGTGGCGAACCAGATGTAATTGGTTATGATGAAAATGCTGATGAATACATTTTTTATGATTGTTCAGCGGAAAGTCCTAAATGGCGCAGAAGTGTTTGTTACGACCGTGAAGCACTTGAGTCAAGAAAAGAACATAAGCCGGAAAATAATGCTATTGATATGGCTTCTGACATGGGTATTGAACTTTTAACTGAAGAACAATATCGGAAGCTGCAGAGACTAGGAAAATTTGATACGAAAACTTCTAGCTGGGTGAAGACGCCTGAAAATATTAGAAAACTTGGTGGAGCAATCTTTTGTGATCGTCGTTATGACACGGTCTTTGTATACCATAATGGAGCAGAATCTTATTATGGTGCTAGAGGTTTCAGAGGATTATTAAGAGTATAAATTTTTCAATTATGTATGATTGTATAAGTTTTATTTTTGAGAGGTTAAAATGATTAGAAATTTTATAAATTCCGATTTAGATAGCGTTATGAAATTGTGGCTTAAAACCAACATAGAGGCACATGGCTTTATAGATAAAAATTATTGGCATAGTAACTATGAAACAGTAAAAAAAATGCTGCCAGATGCTACAATATTAGTTTATGAAGATAAAGGTATAATTCTAGGATTTGTGGGATTGATGAATAGTTATATCGCTGGAATATTTATAGATTCAGATAATCAATCCAAAGGAATAGGTAGATTATTGCTTGAATGTGCGAAAGAAAGAAATTCTGAGTTATCATTAAGTGTATATAAAAAGAATGATCGTGCAGTTAATTTTTATTTGAAAGAAGGATTTGTTCCTATTAATGAACAAATAGATGAAAATACAAATGAAACTGAAATAAATATGCAGTGGAAAAAATAATGACACGCATTTAAATTAATTACGAAAAGAGATTAAGCTATGAATTATTCATTTAGGTCAGTTTATTTACACTTATGGCCAAATGGTTGAATTTCCAAAATGTTGTATTATCAATGTAAGAGGTTACGAAAAAAGTCATCTTATAGTTTATTTTGATGGTATATTCTATGACCCTACTTCTGATGTTACTAATGATTATAAGTATGAAAATATTATAAGCTATATCGCTATAAATGCGTGAAATAATATACAATGGTAGGAAGTGTATATGAAAAAGAATAAATAAAATATACCTACTAACAATAAGTATCATGAAGTTTGAGAATAATTTATTAAGAGGAAAAAATGTACATAGTTTTTGATTTAGAATTTAATCAGAATTTCTGTGATGAATCAGTAAAGAAAATAAATAGATATATGTTCCCATTTGAAATAATACAAATAGGAGCTATAAAATTAGATTCGAATTTAAATGTTGTTGATTCATTTAGTCGTTATATAAGACCTGGTATTTATAATCCAAATTACATAAAACCAAGAATTAAGCAGCCAAAGAAAATAATAGATATTGAAGCTTTATTTAAGCAATTTGAAAAGATGTATAATAGAATAATTTCTGAAGAAGAAAAGTCAATGATTATTCTTGCCTATAAAATGGGAAAAACCAGTCAATTTTTAAAGGATAAAAATGACAATCAAACCTTGATTAATATGAATTAAAATTAATCACTTCTAAAAGCAGTTATAAATCCATCAAATATTTGCAACATGACTTTACAGAAATAACAGTAATTCCCTTCTGCACACATGGAGGAGGTGGGTGTTTGCCAAATTAAAAATGTAATAGCTGAAGAGTGCTCAAAATCCGTTATCTACCTGGTATTGCTGTAAATGGAATAGTTGAATCAGAAGATGTTACAAAGTGGCTTGAGACAATTGGATATGAATTATAAATTATTGATTATATTTTTCAAAGATGCTAAAATAAAGTAAAAAAGGTTAGCACTTATGAACAAGGAAAAGAAGAACATAATAATAACAATTATCATTATATTTGCATGTATATCTATGTATGTAATAGAAACATATTTTAAGTTAGAATACATTCTAAAATCAATGTATAAAATAATCTTATTTGCAGTACTTCCTTTAATTTACTGTGCATTTGATAAAGATATTAAATTAAAAGAATATTTTATTGTTAAAGATAAAAGACAAATATTTATTTCAATTGCATTAGGGTTGGGAGTGTATTTGTTTATATTAGTGGGGTATTACGTTCTTAAGGGATTTATTGATTTAGATAATATTGCATTACAGTTGCAGAACAATTTAAATGTAAACAAGGATAATTTTGTTTTTGTTGCTCTTTATATTTCTTTTATAAATTCAATGCTTGAAGAGTTGTTTTTTAGAGGATTTGGATTTTTAACATTAAATAGAAGTTCGTCAAGGATATATTCATATGTAATAAGTGCATTATCATTTTCGATTTATCATGTATCTATATTGGCAAATTGGTTTAATGTAATAATATATGTAGCATTTATAGCTGGATTGTTTGTAACAGGTTTATTTTTTAATTGGCTTAATGAAAAATATAGTAATATATATAATTCATGGATAGTCCATATGTGTGCCAATCTATCTATTAACACCATAGGCTTCATCATGTTTGGTATAATATAATTATATTAAAAATTTATCGTTTTGGCATCTTAAAATCAACTAGCGCATCATTTAAAAAATCATTAAATGGTTTCATCAAAAAGAATTTTGAGCATGCGAAATCTATAAATTCTTGTGGGTTTTCAAGCATAGAATCATTAAAATTAAATTCAATATACCAGCTTTTATATTTTAGATATTTCGCCATCGGATGGTTAGCATCAAATTCTTTAGGTACATTATATACCTTTTAATTCCTTTTTAGTTACATTTTAGTTACATTTGATAGGATTATGAAGCTTTTAATTATAATAGAATTATAGATAGAATTTTTCAACTTAAATGAAAGGAATAATATGAGAATTGGATATGCATGCAAGACATTAGGTGTATTAAATACTGATATGAAAAGTTGCATTTTAAAAAACGCAAGCAAAGAGAGAATTATAGAATTAACAAAACACAATTTAGCTGCTCTTAACAATATGATTGATTATAACATTGAAAACAATATAAAACTATTCAGAATTAGCTCAGATTTGATACCATTTGGCTCTAGTGCAGTTAACAATATAAAATGGTGGGAAATTTTTTCTGAAGAAATGAAATTTATTGGAAATAAGATTAAAAAAAGCAACATGCGCGTATCTGTGCATCCAGGTCAGTACACTGTTTTGAATTCTAACAAAATAAATGTTGTACAGAAAGCTGTTGAAGAATTAGTGTATCATACTAGAATTCTTGATAGTCTTAATATAAATTATGCGCACAAAGTAGTACTTCATATTGGCGGTGCTTATGATAATAAAAGGTTATCGATTGAAAGATTTATTGAAAATTACAAACTACTTCCTGATAATGTTAAAAGGCGTTTAGTAATAGAAAATGATGATAAAATATATAACATCAAAGAAGTTCTTGATATAGGATTAAAACTTAATATTCCGGTTATATTTGATAATCTGCATAACAAGATTAATTCTCCTGAACAAAAAATGAGAGAATTATATTGGATAGAACAGTGCAAAGTAACATGGAAAAAGGAAGATGGAAATCAAAAAATACATTACTCACAGCAGGCTGAACATAAGAAGATAGGTTCTCATTCAGATTTTATAAGTATTAATCAATTCATCAACTTTTATGAAATGCTCAGTAGAAATGATATTGATATAATGCTTGAGGTTAAGGACAAAAATCTTTCCTGCGTCAAATGTATAAATTGCACAACTAAAGAGTTGAAAATAAATGAATTAGAAGAGGAATATAGAAAATACAAGTATACAATACTTGAAAGATCACACTTCACATACGAAAAACTTATTGAATTATTGAAGGATAAAGAGGAACTTTCTGCAATATCTTTTTATAATCTTATAGAAAATGGACTTAAAAATGAAGGTGACTCTAATAGCTTTATAAATGCCGCAACGCATGTATGGGATAATTTAAAAAGTGATGCAACAGAAAAGGAAAAAGTCAATTTTTTTAAATATTTAGAAAGATATAAGAATCAAAATACAGGAATTAGAACAGTTAAAAATTATCTTAAAAAATTGGCTGTAAAATACGACCATAATTATCTATTGAATTCACTTTATTTTTATATATAGTAGGGGACGCATTGTATGCGTCCCAGATATGCATAAAATGCATACATACAATGTAATAAATTTTCAAATAATAACAGGTTGAAATAAACAAAGTTGGAGGGATATTATGAAGAAAAAGGATATATTTCTTGCACTATTCGTTGTAATGGTTTGGGGAGCAAATTTCACTGTAATAAAGTTAGGACTTAATGGTGTTCCTTCAATGTTATTGGCTTCATTAAGATATTTGATAACATTATTTCCAGCTATATTTATTGTTAAAAAGCCAAATATAGAATGGAAGTACATAATATTATATGGATTAACTGTAGGAGTAGGCCAATTTTCGTGTTTGTTTTATGCTATGGAAATTGGCATGCCAGCAAGTATTGCTTCAATAGTTTTGCAAATTCAAGCTTTTATATCACCAATTTTAGCATTTGTTATTATTAAAGAAAAATTAAAGTATAAACAAATATTAGGTTTTATAATCGCAGGTATGGGGTTATTTATTATTGGGTCGTATTCATCTTCTAATGATATAACAACAATACCACTTAATGCATTTTTATTAACATTATGTGCACCTTTTTTTTGGGCACTTTCAAATATTATAGCTAGAATTGCTTCGGATAAAGCTGAAGCAAAAGGAGACAAACTTAATATGTTGAGTTTAGTTGTATGGGCGAGTATTATTCCACCACTTCCATTATTAGGAATTGCATTATCGTTAAATACACCAGAAACTTTGATTAATACAATTGCTAATTTAAAAGCTATTTCAATATTTTCAGCCTTATATTTAG
This region includes:
- a CDS encoding FeoA family protein — encoded protein: MNMISSKIILPVNKSKERCASEMANLAKVQNNREYTIKAIKTNDEELKNFLFTLGCYEGETVTVLSVLSENFVISIKDARYSLDKNLAEAIIV
- the feoB gene encoding ferrous iron transporter B translates to MKVALTGNPNSGKTTLFNAITGKVEHVGNWAGVTVEKKEGKIKKSLNRGNSEIIAVDLPGAYSMSPFTSEENITSDFVKNEKPDVIINIVDATNLSRSLFFTTQLLELGIPVVVALNKSDLSKKKGIVINVAALSEKLKCPVVETISTAGSKNGLKDLISAAENAKGKKQQAPFDGLGVNMADKNSVEASDKKRFELVKVIIAEVENRKISSNRQTIQDAVDRVLAHKWFGIPIFAVVMWTVFSISQTHLGPLLADTFVGWIDGFNGWVAELLGEGVSPVLSAILLDGILGGVGAVVGFLPLIMVLFFLLALLEDCGYMARVAVVMDRFFKKVGLSGKSIIPMIIGTGCAIPGIMATRTIKNERQRRTTAMLTPFMPCGAKLPVIALFAGVFFNDAAWVGTTMYFLGIALIIIGALIVVRITGEKNARSFFIMELPEYKFPSIKRATLEMLSRAKAFIVKAGTIILLCNAAVQIMQTFDWKFQVVAEGAEGTSILASIASPFAVLLIPLGFGVWQLAAAAVTGFIAKENVVGTLAVVYSITNFIDTEELALVNGATDVAGVMGLTSAAALAYLMFNLFTPPCFAAIGAMNAEMESKKWLWGGIAFQLGIGYTVAFITYQIGTLLTTGALGSGFLPGLIAIIAMIGYVVYLTRKGEQKASAKEALSA
- a CDS encoding FeoB-associated Cys-rich membrane protein, coding for MGNLIITIIILAIVASAIAKIVIEKRKGAKCIGCPYSQTGESHCGCNNSSEKSKG
- a CDS encoding Fur family transcriptional regulator, whose translation is MKNNSYKLTGQRIAVLEVLAENSGEHLNADVILQIVLSKGHRIGMATVYRTLTLLKRLKFITIIYLNDGCIRYKLSDPNSKYEHYYLICECCGNVLDIEGDLLDSLEKQLFLKNRFRVSNHRVKHFGICEKCMDEQY
- a CDS encoding DUF2325 domain-containing protein produces the protein MSIVLVDGHERMRDDYKAIGDKHGHKIKVFTQMPTRFNKSIGQSDAIGLFFWGFLGTVLFSVFGEVTSRKLPLLFMLRML
- a CDS encoding GNAT family N-acetyltransferase — its product is MDYKVDEMRASDWTKVAEIYMEGIKTKIATFQSTIPSWEDWNKGHCETCRLVARDGDTILGWAALSPYSSRCVYAGVAEVSIYIGEQYQGQKVGTALLEKLIEISEENGFWTLQSGIIKENISSLNLHKKCGFREVGYRERLGKMDNGKWHDVVLVERRSKIV
- a CDS encoding NAD(P)-binding domain-containing protein gives rise to the protein MINNTIKIAILGFGNVGQAFAKLLIEKEREIFEKFNLSISVVAISTRTDSLRSI
- a CDS encoding DUF4256 domain-containing protein, encoding MTNEDKTRNKKVLSPEEHEKLISTLKARFEKNMYLHKSLEWDKVQAKLEANTEKLWSLNEMERTGGEPDVIGYDENADEYIFYDCSAESPKWRRSVCYDREALESRKEHKPENNAIDMASDMGIELLTEEQYRKLQRLGKFDTKTSSWVKTPENIRKLGGAIFCDRRYDTVFVYHNGAESYYGARGFRGLLRV
- a CDS encoding N-acetyltransferase, with the translated sequence MIRNFINSDLDSVMKLWLKTNIEAHGFIDKNYWHSNYETVKKMLPDATILVYEDKGIILGFVGLMNSYIAGIFIDSDNQSKGIGRLLLECAKERNSELSLSVYKKNDRAVNFYLKEGFVPINEQIDENTNETEINMQWKK
- a CDS encoding CPBP family intramembrane glutamic endopeptidase, yielding MNKEKKNIIITIIIIFACISMYVIETYFKLEYILKSMYKIILFAVLPLIYCAFDKDIKLKEYFIVKDKRQIFISIALGLGVYLFILVGYYVLKGFIDLDNIALQLQNNLNVNKDNFVFVALYISFINSMLEELFFRGFGFLTLNRSSSRIYSYVISALSFSIYHVSILANWFNVIIYVAFIAGLFVTGLFFNWLNEKYSNIYNSWIVHMCANLSINTIGFIMFGII
- the uvsE gene encoding UV DNA damage repair endonuclease UvsE, which translates into the protein MRIGYACKTLGVLNTDMKSCILKNASKERIIELTKHNLAALNNMIDYNIENNIKLFRISSDLIPFGSSAVNNIKWWEIFSEEMKFIGNKIKKSNMRVSVHPGQYTVLNSNKINVVQKAVEELVYHTRILDSLNINYAHKVVLHIGGAYDNKRLSIERFIENYKLLPDNVKRRLVIENDDKIYNIKEVLDIGLKLNIPVIFDNLHNKINSPEQKMRELYWIEQCKVTWKKEDGNQKIHYSQQAEHKKIGSHSDFISINQFINFYEMLSRNDIDIMLEVKDKNLSCVKCINCTTKELKINELEEEYRKYKYTILERSHFTYEKLIELLKDKEELSAISFYNLIENGLKNEGDSNSFINAATHVWDNLKSDATEKEKVNFFKYLERYKNQNTGIRTVKNYLKKLAVKYDHNYLLNSLYFYI
- a CDS encoding EamA family transporter; amino-acid sequence: MKKKDIFLALFVVMVWGANFTVIKLGLNGVPSMLLASLRYLITLFPAIFIVKKPNIEWKYIILYGLTVGVGQFSCLFYAMEIGMPASIASIVLQIQAFISPILAFVIIKEKLKYKQILGFIIAGMGLFIIGSYSSSNDITTIPLNAFLLTLCAPFFWALSNIIARIASDKAEAKGDKLNMLSLVVWASIIPPLPLLGIALSLNTPETLINTIANLKAISIFSALYLGYVATLFGYGIWNGLIVKYPIGKIAPLSLLVPITGLLTARIVLSEQLSKMQWIGVSIILIGLIITNVNFGVFKKIIKKYRIINKAESD